The following are from one region of the Methanospirillum hungatei genome:
- a CDS encoding ABC transporter ATP-binding protein: MNNTPVLTCKNLTIGYRNQKSTVKEVSKDLNLTLNRRELVCLIGPNGSGKSTLIRTITGIQPSLQGNVLLQGKSIDEFSSAEKAKTLSVVLTTPVQTGYMTAFDIVALGRFPYTNWAGRLTQSDRHIVSTALTSVGAATLSNRFIHEMSDGERQKVMIARALAQEPELMVLDEPTAFLDLPHKIETMRILRQVAQKSGKSILFSTHDLNLAIRCADQLWIMNKTGTMIAGTPEDLVLSGIFGSAFEIDGVHFDPHRGEFSIPVEKRGTFQIEGSESVQRIWTLYALERIGYIPAEGSIPDFIVRVQNFPEGTTWQISHSDCIENCCSIQHLVEKIHGFRKPGGDPN; this comes from the coding sequence ATGAACAATACACCTGTCCTTACCTGTAAAAATCTTACCATAGGGTACAGAAATCAAAAATCAACAGTAAAAGAGGTTTCAAAAGATCTGAACCTGACACTGAACCGAAGAGAACTTGTATGCCTGATCGGTCCGAATGGTTCTGGAAAATCCACGCTTATCAGGACAATTACTGGTATACAACCTTCACTTCAGGGTAATGTCTTGCTCCAGGGAAAGAGTATAGATGAGTTCAGTTCTGCAGAAAAGGCAAAGACACTCAGTGTTGTTCTTACTACACCGGTCCAGACCGGGTACATGACTGCTTTTGACATTGTAGCGCTTGGCCGGTTTCCATACACAAACTGGGCTGGAAGGCTGACCCAGTCAGATCGGCATATTGTATCGACTGCTCTTACATCGGTCGGTGCAGCCACCCTTTCAAACCGGTTTATTCATGAGATGAGTGATGGGGAACGTCAGAAGGTGATGATTGCCCGGGCACTTGCCCAGGAGCCTGAACTTATGGTGCTTGACGAACCTACTGCATTCCTTGATCTTCCTCATAAAATCGAAACCATGCGGATCCTTCGACAGGTTGCACAAAAATCCGGAAAGTCAATACTATTCTCAACCCATGATCTGAACCTTGCCATCAGGTGTGCAGACCAACTCTGGATTATGAACAAAACAGGAACGATGATAGCAGGCACACCTGAAGACCTTGTCCTATCCGGTATCTTTGGATCTGCATTTGAGATAGATGGAGTACATTTTGATCCACACCGGGGAGAGTTTTCAATTCCGGTTGAAAAGAGGGGAACTTTTCAGATTGAGGGTTCCGAATCAGTTCAGCGGATATGGACTTTATATGCCCTGGAACGGATAGGATATATCCCGGCTGAAGGATCAATACCTGATTTTATTGTTCGTGTTCAGAATTTTCCGGAGGGGACAACATGGCAGATCTCTCATTCTGATTGTATTGAAAACTGCTGTAGTATTCAGCATCTTGTAGAAAAAATTCATGGATTCAGGAAGCCGGGAGGGGATCCAAATTAA
- a CDS encoding iron ABC transporter permease, which produces MDMDGNETGDSLKRFYVVLPAIIGILLFLFLLDLIIGSVNIPPDALVRIITGGEVKETWMNIFWDWRMPKAITALFAGGALALSGLLMQTFFRNPLADPYILGISSGASLGVAFVMLSAGIFGAGTIFASVGFIGDLSISVAAIVGAFLVLLLILLISGKIQSNITILILGIMVSYISSAIVTILLQFSDESAMHSYSFWTFGSFSGVTWSQLPFMVFLLLIGYILSICLVKPLNALLLGEQYAESMGMNYNGIRYGIIITTALMAGVVTAFCGPIGFLGIAIPHFCRAIFVTADHRILVPGCILVGGIIALCTDLISHLPGTDIVLPLNAITALFGAPVVIWVIVRGTRFGRGVIS; this is translated from the coding sequence ATGGATATGGATGGTAATGAAACGGGAGACAGTCTGAAAAGATTTTATGTTGTACTCCCGGCTATCATAGGAATTCTCTTATTTCTTTTCCTGCTTGACCTGATTATCGGATCAGTGAACATCCCTCCTGATGCATTAGTCAGGATAATCACTGGTGGAGAAGTGAAAGAGACCTGGATGAACATATTCTGGGACTGGAGAATGCCAAAAGCTATCACGGCACTTTTTGCAGGTGGAGCTCTAGCGCTTTCAGGATTATTGATGCAGACGTTTTTCAGAAATCCGCTTGCCGATCCGTATATTCTTGGTATAAGTTCGGGAGCTTCACTTGGTGTGGCATTTGTAATGTTATCTGCAGGTATTTTTGGAGCCGGAACGATATTTGCCAGTGTTGGGTTTATCGGGGATCTCAGTATTTCTGTGGCTGCAATTGTCGGAGCTTTTTTGGTATTGCTGCTAATTCTTTTGATATCTGGAAAAATTCAGAGTAATATTACGATCCTTATCCTGGGAATAATGGTATCATATATCAGCAGTGCAATAGTGACCATACTGCTACAGTTTTCTGATGAATCGGCCATGCACTCGTATTCATTCTGGACATTCGGAAGTTTTTCCGGAGTAACCTGGAGTCAGCTCCCGTTTATGGTGTTCCTTCTCCTCATCGGTTATATTCTTTCCATTTGCCTGGTAAAGCCATTGAACGCTCTTCTGCTAGGAGAGCAGTATGCAGAAAGTATGGGGATGAATTATAATGGTATCAGATATGGTATCATCATAACAACGGCTCTTATGGCAGGGGTTGTGACTGCATTTTGTGGACCAATTGGATTTCTTGGGATTGCTATACCTCATTTTTGCAGGGCAATATTTGTGACTGCTGACCACCGGATCCTTGTTCCCGGGTGTATCCTCGTAGGAGGAATCATTGCCCTGTGTACCGATCTCATCTCGCACCTCCCAGGAACGGACATTGTTCTTCCCCTGAATGCAATTACTGCTCTCTTCGGTGCTCCGGTAGTTATCTGGGTAATTGTCAGGGGGACCAGATTTGGAAGAGGGGTTATCTCATGA
- a CDS encoding ABC transporter substrate-binding protein, translating into MTEKILKKLYIFLFIAIALTICLPCIVLGESGGLFPDKVNPEFAKGFSVEYHDTYKVIHIHDPWGRDTENYTYLLVQRGEEVPAGYPNAKVFFIPLENVVTLGAVQIPFISKLGEIATITGHNGVNLVQDPEFIQLVQKGDIIEIGSGELSMGTMLKMEDLIELEPDAVFCVANGNKEYDNHYKLQEAGLKPVISAEWMEESPLGRAEWIKFFSLFYNKEKTANQVFDQVKKNYLETKEKVQNISQKPTIFSGIDYQGSWYAPGGSSYVAAFFRDAGGNYLLGDGNDRGDKTLDFESVYDKAQAADYWINIGYADNIDELLALDQRYQKFKAFQENRIYHYNARVNEYGGNDYWQSGIISPDVVLVDLVKILQPDLLSYHDLYYYQHINAT; encoded by the coding sequence ATGACTGAGAAAATTCTGAAAAAATTGTATATTTTTTTATTCATAGCGATTGCATTGACTATCTGCCTCCCGTGTATCGTTCTGGGAGAATCCGGTGGATTATTCCCTGATAAGGTAAATCCTGAATTTGCAAAGGGTTTTTCTGTTGAATATCACGACACATACAAGGTGATTCATATTCATGATCCCTGGGGAAGAGATACTGAAAATTATACCTACCTTCTGGTTCAGCGGGGTGAGGAGGTACCTGCTGGTTATCCCAATGCGAAGGTTTTTTTTATCCCGTTAGAGAACGTGGTAACACTTGGTGCTGTCCAGATTCCGTTTATTAGTAAACTTGGAGAAATTGCAACAATTACGGGTCACAATGGAGTAAATCTTGTTCAGGATCCTGAATTTATACAGCTGGTACAGAAAGGGGATATCATAGAGATTGGAAGTGGGGAGCTTTCAATGGGTACCATGCTTAAAATGGAAGATTTAATAGAACTTGAACCAGATGCGGTTTTTTGTGTAGCTAATGGAAATAAAGAGTACGATAATCACTATAAACTCCAGGAAGCTGGATTAAAACCGGTAATTTCTGCTGAATGGATGGAAGAAAGCCCTCTTGGACGTGCTGAATGGATCAAATTCTTCTCCCTGTTTTATAACAAGGAAAAAACCGCAAACCAGGTTTTTGATCAGGTAAAAAAGAATTACCTCGAAACGAAAGAAAAAGTCCAAAACATCTCTCAAAAACCAACTATATTCTCTGGAATTGATTACCAGGGTTCCTGGTATGCTCCGGGCGGGAGTAGTTACGTGGCTGCATTCTTCCGGGATGCTGGTGGCAATTACCTGCTTGGAGATGGGAATGACAGAGGTGACAAAACTCTCGATTTTGAATCGGTGTATGACAAGGCACAGGCAGCAGATTACTGGATAAATATTGGATATGCTGACAATATAGATGAACTCCTTGCCCTTGATCAGCGGTATCAGAAATTCAAGGCATTCCAGGAGAACAGGATTTATCACTATAATGCCCGGGTAAATGAGTATGGAGGGAATGATTACTGGCAGTCTGGAATAATCAGCCCTGATGTTGTCCTGGTCGATTTGGTAAAAATCCTTCAGCCGGATCTGCTGTCTTATCATGACCTGTATTACTACCAGCATATCAATGCAACCTGA